In Pseudoalteromonas sp. NC201, a single window of DNA contains:
- a CDS encoding non-ribosomal peptide synthetase, whose amino-acid sequence MSISQLVASATSSGVYLYTEGGQLKYKLSVASFPENLKQEILANKQEIIHFLTKNEINPKSTISALASHDGHFPLSFAQQRLWFIDRFEGQSAQYNIPKVIKVAGDFSVDIAERAIKKLIWRHKVLRTTYGEVEGEPFQQINQEFKFKINRIDLSALEAQYQQRKLAELIRYDAEKSFDLATELMLRVSYIIAGPDNQNTLLFNMHHIASDGWSMNIFVREFVAEYQALQMGQETRLTPLAIQYIDFAVWQRQWLTESRLAEQLRYWRQQLSGAPLLHRLPLDYPRPERKGNEGARVFSRYSTAAIEAFAMRHGMTPFMVFHAALSIVLCRHSNQSEFIVGTPFANRQNTALAPLIGFFVNTLILKSSIKHDTVAAFLTHIRDTNLAAQSYQDLPFEQIVEHCQVERSVQHTPIFQVMLSMFQGESSSKPSLSLQGVEFEEVLSDNITTKYDLDISISLSESGCKLTWVYDTELFNEETITQFDRHFGNVLDNLLTQPVEQPLVELELLSERERSYLLTELNSTAQDVEVPSCLLHELFERQVKSQPDAVAVETASESISYGQLNQRANQLARQLQHQAVQLGDAVGILLTRSVNMVVAVLAVLKAGGRYVPLDPNYPKQRLEYIVADTQLQHVICNEHTQGLLDIAGVTLWQLDATKLQQDLAQQCRDNLGRHPQATSDQPSYLIYTSGSTGKPKGVVIAHRNALAMVQWAGEFYQPEELAGVLASTSLNFDLSVFELFVPLSFGGKVILVENILTLLNEDIAGISLINTVPSGIDALLAAQRLPSSVLSVNLAGEPLAQTVVEKLFSGRELRRVVNLYGPSEDTTYSTYYEMTAAPEQAPRIGRPVSNTQAYVLGEQGELLPFGVTGELYLGGAGVACGYLNQPQLTAQRFIPDRFSHNTDARLYRTGDLVRYDQQGELCFIGRVDEQVKLRGFRIELGEIEHHLNSHDAVIESLVLVVEEAGEAQLQAYVRTEEATGLAQQLREYLRALLPEYMLPSRYIAVSQWPLSPNGKIDKNALKQLHSNTELEAFIAPRNATEEQLLLIWQRLLKNDAIGINDHFFTVGGDSIIAIQLVAMAREVGLHITLKEVMQLPTVADQALVVKASKEVSAEQSPLSGEFRPLPIQLRFLQRSKGAAVHHYNQSILLQVPIELSQDFLRQAVSCLLDRHDALRLRFTHKSIGWMGEFIALEQIDINRVVQNVFVADWSAEAVTEIAAAAQSGFNISKGELFKAVLISGKSEARLLLVAHHLVVDGVSWRILVQDLQRLWCQHQRQEIPRLPAKTSSIRQWSDTLALHYDDFQAQQVFWLAQLAAENTMMPLSESEIEPCLRSESEIVKLQLTHSVTRQLLGSANQAYRTQVEDLLLSGLYLALQQTFAVSQVAVALESHGRDPISDDVDLSETVGWFTSLYPLLLSSEGTGLTEVIIAVKERRRVISESNVGFGTLKYYSQTSECSHFEQADPFVLFNYLGQIEINAEHEHGDFSLANESMGSNLHEQALREFAIAINGQVSEGLLHLMIDYSVAQFSPETMVALKNNLAMALQDIANHCEGRMPMLTTSDVPHVELQQSQLNEWQKRFGTLINIFPATPLQHGIFFQSQIDKKAYLTQVVNQISGELNIKAMELAWQYVTNRHEILRSGFAIEKSSLYRFVLAPDIKVPVRFLDWSDLSDEQRHSAFITLREQDREMAMPLNEAPLHRVTIVRYGSMQHQLLWTHHHLILDGWCLQTVYQELLQSYLSFANSQPLSLPKPIPLDGYYDWLQSKDKQSALDYWHTYLHDFDSPTALLESQNLDVQSGYVERQWQISTSLSQKLRVLASEAKVTLNAVIQWAWGYLLQRYSGDQKVLFGTVISGRPSEVQNIEKMVGLFINTIPVKVDFVPSTDLKAQLKQLHESQLQSQEHGFLTLPEIRQQTAIAAEVELFDSIVVFENYPTESNSSVANNTSDVVINSSETAEYSAVPLTFIVNDSEHLQLTLGYRKERFSDNTIAQMQYHLDAIFSQLADGQGVGEISLLSTSEQHLLAQQHDTFCSHNLALLPHQYVDHFAQVTPNSIAVLDTQETLTYQQLNQAANRLARLLQAQGVMQESFVALYLERHCSMVIAILAVLKAGGAYVPIDPSMPDARSSAILDQLGDVQVLTQQHLAEAECLQSHQVTVIDSEATLDTLFQYRATTPSTFELSATNLAYMIFTSGTTGQPKGVMVEHQALLNRVLWMQKQYGLKASDKVLQKTPYGFDVSVWEFVWPWTVGASIVLAKPEGHKEPKYLAELIQRQGITHCHFVPSMLQAFMQHAELSQCQTLKQVFCSGEALTRDHREQFIRASSAQLHNLYGPTEAAIDVSYWDCSKTTSAPSVPIGYAIDNINCVVVSPDFAEQPIGIPGELLISGIGLARGYFQQEQLTAEKFITVSLANRSQQRYYRTGDLVRRLECGALEFLGRLDHQVKIRGLRVELGEIQAAIAGCDEVEEAFVSVQELQAGEQLIAFCVTSLDSAELSAVIPKLLASTLPNYMIPATYIALTELPVTVNGKLDRKALYSMVTAQPQIEYVPAHTATEVALEEVWRECLGITEPLSTVQSFFALGGNSLHAMSILDRVQSHWDYPFEIADLFAFQTIKELAQFIDATQSQYSSEQQELEADSEAFEEMEF is encoded by the coding sequence ATGAGTATCAGTCAGCTAGTTGCAAGTGCCACGTCTTCAGGTGTGTACCTATATACAGAAGGCGGGCAGCTGAAATATAAATTATCGGTTGCTTCATTTCCTGAAAATCTCAAGCAAGAAATACTGGCAAACAAACAAGAAATTATTCATTTTTTAACAAAGAATGAGATTAATCCTAAGTCAACTATATCTGCGCTGGCATCTCATGACGGTCATTTCCCTCTCTCTTTTGCTCAGCAGCGCCTGTGGTTTATCGATCGCTTTGAAGGGCAGAGTGCACAATACAACATACCTAAGGTGATTAAAGTCGCAGGTGATTTCTCGGTTGATATTGCAGAACGAGCCATTAAGAAATTGATTTGGCGGCATAAAGTATTGCGAACCACTTACGGAGAGGTTGAAGGGGAACCCTTTCAGCAGATAAATCAAGAATTCAAATTTAAGATCAACCGCATTGATCTTTCTGCACTTGAGGCACAGTATCAACAACGTAAATTAGCTGAGTTGATCCGATATGATGCAGAAAAGAGTTTTGACTTGGCAACTGAGCTAATGCTACGGGTGAGTTATATTATAGCTGGCCCAGATAACCAAAATACTCTGTTATTTAATATGCATCACATCGCCTCTGACGGCTGGTCGATGAATATATTTGTACGTGAGTTTGTTGCTGAGTATCAAGCGCTGCAAATGGGACAAGAAACCAGACTTACTCCATTGGCTATCCAATATATTGACTTTGCTGTGTGGCAACGGCAGTGGCTAACAGAAAGTCGCTTAGCGGAGCAGTTACGTTACTGGCGACAGCAGTTATCAGGTGCTCCGTTATTGCATCGTTTACCTTTGGATTATCCTCGCCCAGAGCGCAAAGGTAATGAGGGAGCCAGAGTGTTCAGTCGCTATTCTACTGCGGCTATAGAGGCTTTTGCCATGCGCCATGGAATGACCCCCTTTATGGTTTTTCATGCAGCCCTGAGTATTGTACTTTGCCGTCACAGTAACCAATCAGAGTTTATTGTTGGGACTCCGTTTGCAAATAGACAAAACACAGCACTGGCACCGCTAATTGGCTTTTTTGTCAATACCCTAATTTTAAAGTCATCTATCAAACATGATACTGTCGCTGCATTTTTAACTCATATTCGTGATACCAATTTAGCCGCGCAAAGCTATCAAGACTTACCGTTTGAGCAGATTGTAGAGCATTGCCAAGTTGAGCGTAGCGTGCAGCATACTCCTATTTTCCAAGTGATGCTGAGTATGTTTCAGGGTGAGTCGTCAAGCAAGCCGAGCCTATCCCTTCAGGGAGTGGAGTTCGAGGAAGTCTTATCAGATAACATTACTACCAAGTATGACTTAGACATCAGCATTTCCCTGTCCGAATCTGGCTGCAAACTCACTTGGGTCTATGATACCGAGTTATTTAATGAAGAAACCATAACTCAATTTGATAGGCACTTCGGTAATGTTTTGGACAACCTTCTAACGCAACCTGTGGAGCAGCCCTTAGTAGAGTTGGAACTCTTAAGTGAGCGAGAGCGGTCTTATTTGCTCACGGAGTTGAATAGTACAGCTCAGGATGTTGAGGTGCCGAGCTGTTTATTGCATGAGTTGTTTGAGCGTCAAGTAAAGAGTCAACCGGATGCGGTGGCGGTAGAAACCGCCAGTGAAAGTATCAGCTATGGTCAGCTCAACCAACGTGCAAACCAATTGGCACGACAACTACAGCATCAAGCAGTGCAGCTAGGAGATGCGGTAGGGATATTGCTAACGCGCTCGGTGAATATGGTTGTGGCAGTGTTGGCAGTATTAAAAGCTGGAGGACGCTATGTCCCACTGGACCCTAATTATCCCAAACAGCGACTGGAGTATATTGTTGCAGATACGCAGTTGCAGCATGTTATTTGTAACGAGCATACTCAAGGGCTATTGGATATCGCAGGTGTCACTCTGTGGCAGCTAGACGCAACTAAACTACAGCAGGACTTAGCACAACAGTGTAGAGACAACTTAGGCCGTCATCCGCAAGCTACGAGCGACCAGCCAAGTTACCTTATTTATACATCAGGCTCGACAGGTAAGCCAAAAGGGGTAGTGATAGCGCACAGGAATGCGTTGGCGATGGTGCAGTGGGCAGGAGAGTTTTATCAGCCGGAAGAGTTAGCGGGGGTGTTGGCAAGTACGTCACTTAACTTCGACTTATCGGTGTTTGAGTTATTCGTTCCACTGAGCTTTGGTGGCAAAGTAATCTTAGTGGAAAACATTCTGACTCTGCTAAACGAAGACATAGCGGGTATTAGTCTAATTAATACAGTGCCGTCGGGAATAGATGCATTGCTGGCGGCGCAGCGGCTTCCTAGCTCGGTTCTGAGTGTCAACTTGGCAGGAGAGCCACTGGCACAGACAGTAGTAGAGAAGTTATTTAGTGGGCGAGAGTTACGGCGAGTTGTGAACTTGTATGGACCGTCAGAGGATACGACGTACTCCACTTACTATGAAATGACAGCGGCACCGGAGCAGGCCCCAAGAATAGGTCGTCCGGTGTCCAATACGCAGGCTTACGTACTGGGAGAACAAGGAGAGCTGTTACCGTTTGGAGTAACGGGTGAGTTGTATTTAGGTGGTGCGGGCGTGGCTTGTGGTTATCTTAATCAGCCACAGCTAACGGCACAGCGTTTTATTCCAGACCGCTTTAGTCACAACACAGATGCACGACTTTATCGTACAGGAGACTTAGTTCGATATGACCAACAAGGAGAGTTGTGTTTTATAGGGCGCGTTGACGAGCAGGTGAAGTTACGAGGTTTTCGTATTGAGCTTGGGGAAATAGAGCATCACCTAAATAGCCATGATGCAGTAATAGAATCGCTAGTGTTAGTGGTAGAAGAGGCAGGAGAGGCGCAGTTACAGGCTTACGTTCGAACAGAAGAAGCGACGGGTTTGGCACAGCAGCTACGTGAGTATCTACGGGCATTACTACCAGAGTACATGCTGCCAAGTCGCTACATTGCGGTATCACAGTGGCCGCTATCCCCGAACGGTAAAATTGACAAAAATGCGCTAAAACAATTGCATAGTAACACTGAGCTCGAGGCCTTTATAGCACCAAGAAATGCCACAGAGGAGCAGTTATTACTCATTTGGCAGCGATTGCTCAAAAACGACGCGATTGGTATTAATGACCACTTTTTTACCGTAGGAGGGGATTCAATTATAGCAATTCAATTGGTTGCTATGGCTCGGGAAGTGGGGCTCCATATAACTTTAAAAGAAGTTATGCAGTTACCTACGGTTGCTGATCAGGCATTGGTGGTTAAAGCAAGTAAAGAAGTGAGTGCTGAACAATCTCCCCTAAGCGGAGAATTTAGGCCTTTACCTATTCAATTGAGATTCTTACAACGCTCAAAAGGGGCGGCTGTACATCATTATAATCAGTCTATCTTATTGCAAGTGCCTATTGAGTTATCGCAAGATTTTCTAAGACAAGCAGTTTCATGTTTACTTGATAGGCATGACGCGTTGAGATTACGGTTTACTCACAAATCAATAGGGTGGATGGGCGAGTTTATTGCGCTTGAACAAATTGATATTAATCGGGTTGTACAGAATGTTTTCGTTGCTGATTGGTCGGCTGAGGCCGTAACTGAAATTGCTGCTGCAGCACAGTCTGGGTTTAATATTTCAAAAGGTGAGTTATTTAAAGCAGTCTTAATCTCAGGTAAAAGTGAAGCTCGGTTGTTACTTGTAGCGCATCACCTGGTCGTAGATGGTGTTTCTTGGCGAATTTTGGTACAAGATTTACAGCGTCTTTGGTGTCAGCATCAACGCCAAGAGATACCTCGGTTACCAGCAAAAACCTCATCTATAAGGCAGTGGAGTGATACCTTAGCGCTTCATTACGACGATTTCCAAGCGCAACAAGTCTTTTGGCTTGCCCAATTAGCCGCTGAAAATACCATGATGCCTTTATCTGAGAGTGAAATAGAGCCCTGTTTACGCAGTGAAAGTGAAATCGTTAAGCTACAGCTTACCCACTCAGTAACTCGTCAACTCCTAGGAAGTGCAAACCAAGCTTATCGCACGCAAGTAGAGGATTTATTGTTAAGTGGGCTGTATTTAGCGCTACAGCAAACATTTGCGGTATCGCAAGTCGCAGTTGCACTGGAAAGCCATGGTCGGGATCCTATCTCTGATGATGTGGATCTCAGTGAAACAGTAGGTTGGTTTACTTCACTTTATCCACTATTACTTAGTTCAGAGGGCACAGGGCTTACAGAAGTAATTATTGCTGTAAAAGAACGGCGTAGGGTTATTTCTGAGTCGAACGTTGGCTTTGGAACACTAAAATACTACTCCCAAACTTCTGAGTGTTCGCATTTTGAACAAGCGGATCCTTTTGTGCTATTTAACTATCTTGGACAAATTGAGATAAATGCAGAGCACGAGCATGGGGATTTTTCTCTCGCTAATGAAAGTATGGGGTCAAATCTACACGAGCAAGCTTTACGGGAGTTTGCTATTGCGATCAATGGCCAAGTGAGTGAAGGCTTACTGCATTTGATGATTGACTATAGTGTTGCGCAGTTTAGTCCAGAGACTATGGTTGCTCTTAAAAATAATTTAGCTATGGCGTTGCAGGATATTGCTAATCACTGTGAAGGCCGAATGCCGATGTTAACAACCTCTGATGTCCCTCATGTCGAATTACAACAATCTCAGCTTAATGAATGGCAGAAACGCTTTGGTACACTCATTAATATCTTTCCTGCAACACCATTACAGCATGGAATATTCTTTCAAAGTCAAATTGATAAAAAAGCCTACTTAACCCAAGTTGTAAATCAAATCAGTGGCGAATTGAACATCAAGGCGATGGAGCTAGCATGGCAATATGTGACTAATCGGCATGAAATATTGCGAAGCGGCTTTGCTATAGAAAAAAGTAGCCTTTATCGCTTTGTGCTTGCACCAGATATTAAAGTTCCTGTGCGCTTTTTAGATTGGAGCGACTTGAGTGATGAGCAGCGCCACAGCGCATTTATCACGTTGCGTGAGCAAGACCGAGAAATGGCAATGCCACTCAATGAAGCGCCTTTGCATAGAGTTACTATCGTGCGCTATGGCTCCATGCAGCATCAATTACTTTGGACACATCATCACCTAATTTTAGATGGTTGGTGTCTGCAAACCGTTTACCAAGAACTATTGCAAAGCTATTTGTCTTTTGCTAACTCGCAACCCTTATCGTTACCGAAACCGATCCCACTGGATGGTTACTATGATTGGTTGCAGAGTAAAGATAAGCAAAGTGCTCTTGACTATTGGCATACTTACTTGCATGACTTTGACTCGCCCACCGCATTGTTAGAAAGCCAAAATTTAGACGTTCAATCAGGCTATGTTGAGCGACAATGGCAAATAAGTACGAGTCTGTCGCAAAAGCTACGAGTACTTGCCAGTGAAGCCAAGGTGACTCTCAATGCTGTCATACAGTGGGCTTGGGGATACTTGTTACAGCGTTACAGTGGTGACCAAAAGGTATTGTTTGGTACTGTAATTTCAGGTCGGCCATCTGAGGTACAAAACATTGAAAAGATGGTTGGGTTATTCATAAACACCATACCTGTAAAAGTTGATTTTGTTCCATCAACGGATCTTAAAGCTCAGCTTAAGCAATTACATGAAAGCCAGTTGCAAAGTCAAGAACACGGCTTTTTAACTTTGCCAGAGATCCGGCAACAAACAGCGATTGCCGCTGAGGTTGAGTTGTTCGATAGTATTGTAGTGTTTGAGAACTATCCTACTGAGAGCAATAGCAGTGTAGCGAATAATACCAGCGATGTTGTTATCAATAGTAGTGAGACGGCAGAGTATAGTGCTGTGCCGTTGACTTTTATTGTGAATGATAGTGAACACTTACAGCTTACATTGGGATATCGTAAAGAGCGTTTCAGCGATAACACCATAGCGCAAATGCAATATCATCTTGATGCCATCTTTTCTCAGCTTGCGGATGGTCAAGGTGTGGGTGAAATTTCACTGTTATCGACGTCTGAGCAACATTTACTGGCGCAGCAACATGATACTTTCTGTTCCCACAATTTAGCTTTACTACCGCATCAATATGTTGACCACTTTGCACAGGTAACACCTAACAGCATCGCCGTTCTTGATACTCAAGAAACGTTGACATATCAGCAGTTAAATCAGGCAGCGAACCGATTGGCTCGTTTGCTACAGGCTCAGGGAGTAATGCAAGAATCCTTCGTGGCTTTGTATCTTGAACGTCACTGTAGCATGGTTATTGCAATTTTGGCGGTGTTAAAGGCGGGTGGCGCTTATGTACCTATTGACCCGAGTATGCCGGACGCGCGCAGTAGTGCAATCTTAGACCAGCTGGGTGATGTACAAGTATTGACCCAACAGCACTTAGCGGAAGCTGAGTGTTTGCAATCACATCAAGTGACTGTGATCGATAGCGAAGCGACGCTAGATACTCTCTTCCAGTATAGAGCAACGACTCCTAGTACCTTTGAATTAAGCGCGACAAATCTTGCGTATATGATTTTTACGTCAGGTACAACAGGACAACCAAAAGGGGTGATGGTTGAGCATCAAGCCTTGTTGAATCGTGTACTGTGGATGCAAAAGCAATATGGACTGAAAGCCAGTGATAAAGTGCTGCAAAAGACGCCTTATGGTTTTGATGTTTCGGTCTGGGAGTTTGTTTGGCCTTGGACCGTTGGCGCAAGTATTGTTCTAGCTAAACCCGAGGGTCACAAAGAGCCTAAGTATCTAGCAGAGTTGATACAGCGACAAGGCATTACTCATTGTCACTTCGTACCTTCAATGCTGCAAGCATTTATGCAGCATGCAGAGTTATCGCAGTGCCAAACACTGAAACAGGTATTTTGTAGCGGTGAGGCATTAACGCGCGATCACCGAGAACAGTTTATACGAGCGTCATCCGCTCAGTTACATAACTTATATGGCCCGACAGAAGCAGCAATAGATGTAAGTTATTGGGATTGTAGTAAAACCACCTCGGCCCCGAGTGTTCCCATTGGTTATGCTATTGATAACATTAACTGTGTAGTAGTGAGTCCGGATTTTGCTGAGCAGCCTATCGGTATTCCAGGAGAGTTACTCATATCTGGGATTGGCTTGGCTCGAGGTTACTTTCAGCAGGAACAGCTCACTGCGGAGAAATTTATTACGGTGAGCTTAGCAAACCGTTCTCAGCAGAGATATTATCGCACGGGCGATTTGGTCCGTCGTTTAGAATGTGGAGCTCTGGAGTTCCTTGGTCGTTTAGATCATCAAGTTAAAATCCGTGGTTTGCGTGTAGAGCTAGGAGAGATCCAAGCTGCGATTGCAGGCTGTGATGAAGTGGAAGAAGCATTTGTCAGTGTGCAGGAGTTACAAGCTGGTGAACAGCTTATCGCATTCTGTGTTACATCATTGGACAGTGCTGAACTTTCAGCTGTGATACCTAAGTTGCTGGCATCTACCTTACCGAACTACATGATACCTGCAACCTATATCGCATTGACTGAATTACCAGTCACTGTTAACGGCAAACTTGACCGTAAAGCACTATACAGCATGGTGACGGCCCAGCCTCAGATTGAATATGTTCCAGCACATACGGCAACAGAAGTTGCTCTAGAGGAAGTCTGGCGAGAGTGTTTAGGTATCACAGAACCCCTCAGTACCGTGCAGTCTTTCTTTGCTCTAGGCGGAAATTCGCTTCATGCCATGAGTATCCTCGATCGTGTCCAATCGCACTGGGATTACCCTTTTGAAATTGCAGACCTGTTTGCCTTCCAAACAATCAAAGAATTAGCACAGTTTATTGATGCAACACAGTCCCAGTATAGCTCAGAACAGCAGGAGCTAGAGGCGGATAGTGAGGCCTTTGAAGAAATGGAGTTTTAA